The Methylocella tundrae genome contains the following window.
GCAAGGTTCCGCATTTCGACGACCTCCTGTTTCTCGGCGCCTCGATGTCGCGCTATCCGCTCGAGGGCTATCGCGAGAGATGCGACACCTCGGTGGTGCTCGGCGCGCGCTTCGCCAAGAAGCCGATCGAACTGAAGATCCCGATCACCATCGCGGGCATGAGCTTTGGCTCGCTCTCGGCGCAGGCGAAGGAGGCGCTGGGGCGCGGCGCCTCGGTGGTTGGCACGTCGACGACAACCGGCGACGGCGGCATGACGCAGGAGGAGCGCGGCCATTCCTCGATCCTCGTCTATCAGTATCTGCCCTCGCGCTATGGCATGAACCCCGACGATCTGCGCCGGGCGGACGCCATCGAGGTGGTGATCGGACAGGGCGCGAAGCCGGGCGGCGGCGGCATGCTGCTTGGCCAGAAGATCTCGAAGCGCGTCGCCGAGATGCGCACGCTGCCGGAAGGCATCGACCAGCGCTCGTCCTGCCGCCACCCCGACTGGACCGGGCCGGACGATCTCGAAATCAAGATCGAGGAGCTGCGCGAGATCACCGACTGGGAGAAGCCGATCTATGTGAAGGTCGGCGCGTCGCGGCCCTATTACGACACCGCGCTGGCGGTGAAGGCGGGCGCCGACGTGATCGTTCTCGACGGCATGCAGGGCGGCACGGCGGCGACGCAGGAAGTGTTCATCGAACATGTCGGCATTCCGATTCTGGCGGCGATCCGGCCGGCCGTGCAGGCGCTGCGCGACCTTGGCATGCACCGCAAGGTGCAGCTCATCGTCTCGGGTGGCATCCGCAACGGCGCCGACGTCGCCAAGGCTTTGGCGCTTGGCGCGGACGTCGCCTCGATCGGCACGGCGGCTCTCGTCGCGCTGGGCGACAACGACCCGCATCTTGAGGCCGAATATCAGGCCCTTGGCACGACCGCCGGCGCCTATGACGACTGGCATGAAGGGCGCGATCCGGCCGGCATCACGACGCAGGACCCCGAGCTCGCAAAGCGGCTTGACCCGATCGCGGCCGGGCGCCGGCTCGCCAATTATCTGTCGGTGCTGACGCTCGAGACGCAGACCATTGCGCGCGCCTGCGGCAAGAGCCATGTGCATAATCTCGAGCCGGAGGATCTTGTGGCGCTGACGGTGGAGGCCGCCGCCATGGCCGGCGTTCCGCTCGCCGGGACGTCGTGGATTCCGGGAGCCGGAGAACGATAGCGGGCGCAGACCCACGTCGCCTCAGCTGTGGACTTCGAATTGCTTGAACAATTCGAAGGTTCGTATCGGCCAACCAACGGTCACAATATTTGGAGAGGAAGCTTATGTCGACCCTGCTATCGGAAGTCGCCGCGGAGCGCGGCATCAAGAACTTCCTGGTATCCTACACGGATCTGTTCGGCCACATGCGCGCCAAGCTGGTGCCGGCGCGGGCGATCGACAAGATGGCGCGCGACGGCGCGGGCTTTGCGGGCTTTGCGACCTGGCTCGATATGACGCCCGCCATGCCGGACATGTTCGCGGTGCCGGATCCGGACAGCCTCATCCAGCTGCCGTGGAAGCGGGAAGTCGGCTGGCTCGCCGCCGATCTCTACATGGAAGGCAAGCCGGTCGATCAGGGCCCGCGCAATGTGCTGAAGCGCCTCATCGCCGAACTGAAAGAGCTTGGCTATGAGATGCGGGCCGGCGTCGAATGCGAGTTTTTCCTGCTCGCGCCCGACGGCTCCTGCATCGCGGACGGCGCCGACAAGCAGGCGAAGTCCTGCTATGACCAGCAGGCGCTGATGCGGCGCTATGAGGTCATCACCGAGATCTCGGAAGCGATGGACGAGCTCGGCTGGAAGCCCTATCAGAGCGACCATGAGGACGCCAACGGGCAGTTCGAGATGAACTGGGAATATGACGAGGCGCTGAAGACCGCCGACCGGCACTCCTTCTTCAAATATATGGTGAAGTCGCTGGCCGAGAAACACGGCATGCGGGCGACCTTCATGCCGAAGCCGTTCCTCAATCTGACCGGCTCTGGATGCCACTCGCATGTGTCGCTCTGGCGCGGCGAGGACAACGCCTTTGAAGACAAGGACGGCGAGCTTGGCGTCTCGGAGCTCGGCTACCGTTTCCTCGGCGGCCTGATGGAGCACGCCGACGCGCTCTGCGCCCTCACCAATCCGACGGTCAACTCCTACAAGCGCCTCAGCGCGCCGCGCACCACCTCCGGCGCGACCTGGGCGCCGAACTCGATCACCTACACCGGCAACAACAGGACGCATATGATCCGCATTCCCGAAGGCGGACGCTTCGAGTTCCGCCTCGCCGACGGCGCGACGAATCCCTATCTGCTGCAGGCCAGCGTCCTCGTCGCCGGCCTTGACGGAATGAAGAGCAACCGTCATCCGGGCGAGCGCTCCGACTTCGACATGTACGCCGAGCCGCACAAGGTCAATGGCGCGAAGAAGCTGCCGCAGAATCTGCTCGACGCGCTCCGTCTCTTCGAATCCTCCAAGATCGTCAAGGAGGGCCTTGGCGAGTCCTTCGTCAGCTCCTACGCCAAGCTCAAGCACCAGGAATGGCAGGACTATACGCGCCATCTCAGCGACTGGGAGCGCGACCACACGCTGGATTGCTGAAACGCAGCCTCATGGGCGCCGGCGCGCGGCGCCCGCGTCGATCACAAATCCGCGCCGAAAGATATGACGGATGACATTCTCCGGCTTTGAGCTTTTGAAGAACGCGCTGAACGGCGGCGCCGGCTGGACGCCGCACTGGCGCAAGGCGCAGCCGAAGGCGGCCTATGACGTGATTGTCATCGGCGGCGGCGGCCACGGCCTCGCCACCGCCCATTATCTCGCCAGGGAATTCGGAATCCGCGACGTCGCGGTGATCGAAAAAGGCTGGATCGGCTCCGGCAACGCCGGACGCAACACGACGATCATCCGGTCGAACTATCTGCTTGCCGGCAACATCCCTTTTTATGAACTCGGCATGAAATTGTGGGAGGGGCTGGAGCAGGACCTCAACTACAACGCCATGGTGTCGCAGCGCGGCGTGCTCAACCTCTGTCACAGCGACGCGCAGCGCGACGCTTTCGCGCGGCGCGGCAACGCCATGCGGCTCAATGGCGTCGACGCGGAGCTGCTCGACCGCGAGGGCGTGCGGAAAATGGCGCCCTATCTCGATTTCGACAACGCCCGCTTCCCGGTGCAGGGCGGCCTGCTGCAGCGGCGCGGCGGCACGGCGCGCCACGACGCCGTGGTGTGGGGCTATGCGCGCGCCGCCGACCGGCGCGGCGTCGACATCGTGGAGAACTGCGAAGTCACCGGCCTCAGGCAGGAGAACGGCAAGATCATCGGCGTCGAGACGACGCGAGGCTTTATCGGCGCGCGGCGCGTCGGCGTCTCGGTCGCCGGCAACTCGTCCCGCGTGGCCTCGCTCGCCGGACTGCGGCTGCCGATCGAAAGCTATGCGTTGCAGGCCTTTGTGTCCGAAAGCCTGAAGCCGGTGATCGACTGCGTCGTCACTTTCGGCGCCGGGCATTTTTACATCTCGCAATCGGACAAGGGCAGCCTCGTCTTCGGCGGCGATCTTGAGCCCTATCCGTCCTATGCGCAGCGCGGCAGCCTCGCAATCTTCGCCGACGTCGCCGAAAACGCCATGGCCCTGATGCCGATGCTCGGGCGCCTGCGCATTCTGCGCAGCTGGGGCGGCCTCATGGACATGAGCATGGACGGCTCGCCGATCATCGACAGGACGCCGGTCGACGGGCTGTTCTTCAATGGCGGCTGGTGCTACGGCGGCTTCAAGGCGACGCCGGCGGCGGGCTTCTGCTTCGCGCATCTGATCGCCAAAGGCGAGCCGCATCCGGCCGCCGCGGCCTACCGGCTCGACCGTTTCGAAAGCGGCCGCGTCATCGATGAAAAGGGCGCCGGTCCGTCGCCCAATCTGCATTGAGATGATAATCGTCATGAATGATCGTCACCGGCGCCCGGCACAAGGTTTTGACGCATGCTGATCCAGTGTCCCTATTGCGGGCCGCGCGACCTTGCCGAGTTCGCGGTCAATGGCGAAGCCGTGGCGCGGCCCGGCGCCGACGGCGGCCTCGACAGCGCCGCGAGCCGCGCCGCCTTCGCCACGGCCGTCTATCTGCGCGACAACCCGGCCGGGCTCCACCGCGAACATTGGTTCCACGCGGCGGGATGCCAGAGCTGGCTTCTCATCGAGCGCGACACGCGCACGCACGACATTTTGAAGGTCGAGGCGACGCGGGCGCCGGAGCAGGCGTCATGAGCGGCGGCGGCTTCAGGCTGGGCTCCGGCGGCCTCATCGACCGCTCGCGCCCGCTGTCCTTCACATTCGACGGCAGGAGCTATCAAGGCTGCGCCGGCGACACGCTGGCCTCGGCGCTGCTCGCCAATGGCGTGCGCGTCGTCGGCCGCTCGTTCAAATATCATCGTCCGCGCGGCGTGCTCTCGGCGGGGCACGAGGAGCCGAACGCGCTCGTCGAACTGCGCTCCGGCGCGCGCCGCGAACCCAACGTCAAGGCGACGACGATCGAACTCTACGACGGCCTTGTCGCGTCGAGCCAGAACCGCTGGCCCTCGCTCGGCTTCGACGTCATGGCGCTGAACGGCCTGTTGAAGCCGGTGTTCGCGGCGGGCTTCTACTACAAGACCTTCATGTGGCCGGCGTCCTTCTGGGAAAAAATCTATGAGCCGGTCATTCGCCGCGCCGCCGGGCTCGGCCGCGCCAGCGCGCTCGAAGATCCGGACAGCTATGAGCATTCGAACGCCCATTGCGACCTGCTTGTCGCCGGCGGCGGCGGCGCCGGGCTGATGGCGGCGCTGACCGCCGGGCGATCGGGCGCGAAAGTCATTCTCTGCGAGGATCAGCCACGCCTTGGCGGCCGGCTTCTCGATGAGCGCGAGAGCGTCGGCGGCCAGCCGGCCGCCCAATGGGTGAACTCCGTCGCCGCCGAACTCGCCGCCATGCCGAATGTCCGCGTTTTTTCGCGCGCCAGCGTCGTCGCGGCTTTTGACGGCGGCGTGTTCGCGGCGCTGGAGCGGGTCGCCGACCATCTGCCGGAGCCGCCGCCCTTCACGCCGCGCCAGCGCTTCTGGCGCATCGCCGCCCGCCGCGCCATTATCGCGACGGGCGCGAGCGAGCGGCCTTTGGCGTTCCCGGACAATGACCGGCCGGGGATCATGCTGGCCGGCGCCGTGCGGTCTTATCTCAACCGCTTCGGCGTCGCCGCGGGCCGCCAAATCGCGGTCTATACGGCGACCGACGACGGCTGGCTCACCGCGCGCGACCTCATCAAGGCGGGGCTCCCTCCGGTCGTCGTCATCGACGCGCGCGAAAAGGCGCCGGCGGAGTTCGCCGATGTGGCGAAGGCCGTTCCCGTCGTGCTCAATGGCGCCGTCGTCGCCACGCAAGGGCGCAAAGGCCTCAGCGCCATTACGGTCAAAGGATCGGGCGCCGCGCAAAACTTCGCCGTCGACGCGCTCGCCGTCTCGGGCGGCTTCAACCCCTCTATTCAGCTTGCGAGCTGTTTTCGCGGCCGTCCGGCCTGGTCCGACAAGATCCAGGCGTTCCTCGCCCCTGGCGTCGACGGCCTTCACATGGCGGGGGCGGCGGCCGGCGTCTTCGCGCCGGGCGAGGCGCTGAAAAGCGGCGCCGACGCGGGCTCTGCGGCCCTGCAGGCGCTCGGCCTCCCGGTCAAGCCGGTCGAGCTTCCCGCCATCCGGCACAGCGCGGCGGGATCAGCGCCCGCCTGGTGGCGGCCGGGCCGGGGCGGGGACGCCAGGGTGTTCGTCGATTTCCAGCACGACGTCACCGCCTCCGACGTCATCCTCGCCCATCGCGAAGGCTATCGCTCGGTCGAACATCTGAAGCGCTATACGACGCTCGGCATGGCGACCGACCAGGGCCGCACCGCAAACCTCGACGCGCTCGCCATCATGGCGCAGCTGACCGGCCAGTCGATCCCGCAGACCGGCGTCACGCTGGCGCGCCCGCCGGTGGTTCCGGTCGCCCTCGGCGCCGTCGCCGGCGCGCACCGGCGCGGCGCCTTCAAGCCTTTGCGCGAGACGCCGATCCACGCCTATGCGCTGGAGCGCGGCGCGCCCTTCGTCGACGCCGGCCAGTGGAAGCGGCCGCAGTATTTTCCGCTCGCCGGCGACGCGGATCTTCTGGCGACGGCCAACCGCGAGGTGAATGCGGTGCGCTCAGGCGTCGGCGTGACCGACGTCTCGACCCTCGGCAAAGTCGAGGTCGAGGGGCCGGACGCGGCAAAGTTCCTCGATCTCGTCTGCGCCATGCGCCCGTCGGCGATCAAGGTCGGGCGCTGCGGCTATCTCATCATGCTGCGCGAGGACGGCTTCCTCAAGGACGACGGCATGTTCGCCCGCTTCGCCGAGGACAGATATGTCGCCTATGTCTCGACGGCGCACGCGGCGCCGGTCTACCGGCACATGCAATATTGCCGGCAGGTGCTGTGGCCGGAGCTCGACGTCAACCTCACGGCGGTCACCGACGGCTGGGCGCAGCTCGCCATCGCCGGGCCGAAATCCCCGGCGGTGCTGCAGGCGCTCGTCGACGCGCCGGTGTTGATCACCCAGGCGGATTTTCCGCCGATGCGGGCGGCCGAGATCACGATCTGCGGCGGCGTTCCGGCGCGCCTTTGCGCGCTGTCCTTCTCCGGCGAGCGCTCCTTCGAGCTTGGCGTTCCGGCGGGCTTTGGCGACGCGCTGATCCGCCGCGTCATGGCGGTCGGCGAACCTTATGGCGTCGTCGCCTATGGCAGCGAGGCGATGGGCGTGATGCGCATCGAAAAAGGCCATCCCGCCGGCGGCGAGATCAACGGCCAGACCACCGCCTATGATCTCGGCATGGCGCGCGCGCTCGCCAAGGACAAGGATCATGTCGGCCGCGTCCTTTGCGCGCGCGAGGCGCTCGTCGATCCGGCCCGGCCGCGCCTCGTCGGCGTCAGGCCGCTCGATCCCGGTCAACGCATTCGCAGCGGCGCGCATATCATCCCGGCCGGCGCCGTTCCTGGCGCCGAAACGGATCTTGGCTGGATCAGCTCGGCCTGCTGGTCGCCAACGCTGTCCTCCTGGATCGGCCTCGCCCTGGCGTCGGGCGGCCCGGACCGGATCGGCGAAAAAGTGCGCGTTTACGATCCCCTTCGCGGCGGCGACGTCGCGGCCGAAATCGTCGCCTCCTGCTTCGTTGATCCGAAAGGCGAGCGCTCCCGTGTCTGACCCCTTTGCAACATCTCATGCGGCCGGCGCCGCGGCCGGGCTCGCCCTGGAACTGACGCCGCATTATTTTCGCGCCGGACGTTTTGGCGCGCCGGCGCCGGCGCCCGGCGTGACGCTGGAGCTGGTCGCCGGGGAGGACCGCTTCAACATCGAGGCGCGCCGCGGCAGGACGGCGGAGCTCATCGCGGCGATCGGCGCGGCGTTCGGACAGGCGCCGGCCGACGGCCCGCAAACCGTCGAGGCGGGCGGCTTTTCCTTCGTCGGCGTCGGCCCGTCGCGCTGGCACGCCATTGCGCGCGGAAAAGACCGCGCCCCGCGCCGCGCCGCGCTGATCGCGGCGGCGCGCGATCTCGCGACCGTCGTCGACGTCTCGCACGGCTTCACGGCGTTCAGGCTCAGCGGACCGCGCGCCGCCGACGCGCTCGTCAAGCTCGTCCGCCTCGACCTCGACCCGGCCGCCTTCCCGCCAGGCGCCGCCGCCGCCACCGAGCTGCACGGCATGAGCGTCCAGCTCCGCCGCACAACCGCCGGCCACGCCTATGAATGCGCCGTCGCCCGAAGCTTCGCCGCAAGCCTCTACAACGCACTCATCCACGCCAGCCACCAATACGCCGTTTGGGTCGACCTCGCAGAAGAGGTTTGAAGCAAACGCGCCGGCCCTCGGGGCGGCAACGCGCCAAACGCATGTCTTCTTGCTCGGCGAAACGGGCCCGCGCCGCCGAAGTGCGAGGGCGGATTGAACCGCCCTCGTCAAAGCTTGTTACGCTTTCAGCTGGTCGCGAATCGGCAGCTGCCTCACACGCCGTCCCGTCGCCGCGAAGATCGCGTTGACGATCGCCGGCGCGACCGGCGGCACGCCGGGCTCCCCGACGCCGCCGAGCACATGGTTGTAATCGGCGAGCGGCAGCAGGTGGACGTTGATCTCCCTGGGAGCCGCGTCGATGCGGGTGATCTCGTAGCCATCGAAATTGTTCTGCTGCGCACGGCCGTCCTTGAAGCTGATCTCGGCGGTGAGCGCGAGACCCATGCCCATCACCACCGCGCCTTCCATCTGAGAGCGGATGCGTTCGGGATTGACCTGCGGGCCGCAGTCGATCGCAATATCGACGCGGGGGATCGTGATGACGCCTTTATCGTCGACCGCGACTTCCGCCGCGACGGCGGTATAGGTCACGAAACTATAGTGCCCGGCGACGCCGAGGCCGCGGCCCTTCGGCATCTTGCGGCCCCAGCCGATCGCGCTGGACGCCGTCTCGATCACGCGGCGCAGGCGGCCGGTGTCGATCGGATAGAGTTTCGGATCTTCGCCGTGGTTCCACCCGTCGCCGAGGCTGGTCGGATCGATGACGCGCGCCGGGCCGATGAGCTCGAGCAGATAGTCTTTCGGATCGCGCCCGGCCGCATGCGCAAGTTCCGCCACGAATGACTGAATCGCGAAGGCGTGCGGAATGTTCGACACCGAGCGGAACCAGCCGATGCGGACATGGGCCGGCGCCTCCGGGTTTTCCATCCGGACATTCGGAATGGCGAAGGGCATATTGACAAGGCCCATGCCGAGTTCGAACGGCTGTTCATGGTCCGCGCCCGCCGCGAAGATCGAGGCGATTGTCGGCGCGACGCTGCGATGCAGCCAGCCGGTCGGAAAGCCCTTTTCGTCCAGCGATGCTTCGAGACGTTCGACCGAGACGGTGTGATAGAAGCCGTGATGGATATCGTCTTCGCGCGTCCATTGCAGCTTGACGGGGGCGCCGTCCATCGCCTTGCTGCACAAAGCGGCTTCGACCACATAATCAGGCTTTGATTTGCGGCCGAAGCCGCCGCCGAGCAGACTGACATTGACGGTCACATTCTCTTCGCCGACGCCGAGCTGGCCGGCGACGAGCGTGCGCGCGGCCTGCGGCGCCTGAACCGAAGTCCATATGTCGCAATGACCGTCAGTGATCCGCGCGACGGCGGCCATGGGCTCCATCGGCGCCTGCGCGAGATGGGGCACGTAATATTCCGCTGACACGCGCTTGGCCGCCGTCGCGAAGGCCGCGTCGACGTCGCCCTGGGAGCGAACCACCTTGCCGGGCTTGCGCGCGGCCTTCTCGAGCTCGGCGCGGAAGGCGGTCGAGTCATAGGCGGCGTTTGGCCCGTCGTCCCACACGATGTTGAGCTTTTCGCGCCCCTTCATCGCCGCCCAGGTGCTTTTGGCGATGACGGCGACGCCGCCGAGCGGCTGGAACTTGACCGGCGCCGACGGCGGAGCGATCTGGATCACCTTGACGACGCCGGGAACCTTCAGCGTCTCGGCGGCGTCGAAGCTTTTGACCGTGCCGCCAAACACCGCCGGCCGGGCGACGACGGCGTAAAGCATGCCATCAAAGCTCTTGTCGGCCGCGTAGAGCGCCGCGCCGGTCGTGATGGCGCGGTTATCGACAATCCCGAGCGTCCCCTTGCCGATATAACGAAAATCCTTGGGGTCCTTAAGGACGACGGACTCCCGCGCCGGGACCGGCAATTCGGACGCCGCCTTGGCGAGCGCGCCATAGCCGAGGCTCCGGCCGGATTTGGCATGGGTGACGACGCTGTTCTCGGCCTTGATTTCGCCCAGCGGAACGCCCCATTGCTTGGCGGCGGCCTCGATCAGCATCAGGCGCGCAGCCGCGCCGGCATGGCGCATATGCATGAAGAAATGACGCGTCGAACGCGAGCCGTCAGTGTCCTGATTGCCATATCTGGCTTCATCGCCCTCGGCCTGCTTCACATGGACCTTCGCCCAATCGGCCTCGAGTTCATCGGCGATCATGATCGCCCAGCCTGTGCGGACGCCCTGCCCCATATCGGAGCGCGGGCAGGTGATGGTGACGGCGCCGTCATCAGCGATCGAGACGAAGACTTTGGGGTTGTCCTGCCAGCCGTGCGGCATGCCGTCGGCCCCAAACGCCTTGGGCTTGGCTTCTTCCGCTTTAGCGGCGCGCGGCAGCGACACGGCGAGCACCAGGGCGCCCATGCCGCCAAGCAGGCCGCGCCGGCTGACGTTGACGATCTCGCCGCCGGCTGGCTCTTCGACCGAGGCGGCCCGGGAGAAGGAATGGTCATGGGTCATCACAGCCCTCCTTTGCTGGAATTCGCCGCTGCATTGGCGGCCTGCTTGATCGCCGCGCGGATGCGTGGATAGGTTCCGCAGCGGCACAGATTGCCGCTCATCCCATTGTCGATCTCTTCATCCGTGGGCTTTGGCGACTCCTTGAGGAGCGATGCGGCCTGCATGATCTGGCCGGCCTGGCAATAGCCGCACTGGGCGACGTTCAGCTCGCGCCAGGCGATCTGGACAGGATGATTGCCGTCAGGAGAAAGCCCCTCGATCGTCGTGATCTGTTGGCCTTCCGCGCTGGATATGGGGGTGGCGCAGGCGCGCGTGGCCGTTCCGCCGAGATGGATGGTGCAGGCGCCGCATAGGGCCTGTCCGCAGCCGAATTTCGTTCCGGTCAGGCCGAGTTCGTCACGCAGATACCAAAGCAGCGGCGTGTCCGGATCGCCGTCGAAGGTTCGCGCTTTGCCGTTCACCGTCGTCTTGATCATCATTCAATCTCCAATGGAGCGGCTGAAGCGTTTCAGCCGCCGAGTTGGCAAAGTCCGCTTGTCTGGAAAAAGAAGTCCAACGAGCCAACGCTCTCAGGCGCTTATGTTCGAGCAATGCGGCCTCATTGCCAACTCACAAATACGCCAGCGCCGAAAAGCGCGCTCAGGAGCGCCGGCTTTGTCGGCGCGGAATTGACGATGCGATGAGCGTTCGCCGCGCCGATTGCGCAAATGCGCGCCAAAAATGGCGATTCAGCGCTTTTGCTTTAGCTTGCGCGCGCGTCGGAATGCCGCGCGCGGCTGCGGTCAGCGCGTGTGGCGGACGCGTGAACCACAACTTGCAATGCGCCCGTTGCGCTTAATCTTAACGGTGCGTCGACGAGGAGTGCTCCCTTGCAGGGTCATTTCTGACCAGAATTTACATGCCCCAGCGGCGCACGAACCAGGTTTTTACGAGATGCGTCAGGATCGCGTAGCTCAAGAGGAAGCTTGCGACGATGGGCCAGTAGAGCGGCGGCAAGGGCGTGAACTTCAACGCCGCGCCTACGGGGGTAAAGGGCAGCGCAATGCCGATCGCGCAGATCGTGACGCTGGTCGCGATCAAGGCAGGGCTGGCGCGGCTTTGCAGAAACGGGATCTTCGCGGTGCGGATGATGTGAATGATGAGCGTCTGCGTCAGCAGGGATTCGACGAACCAGCCGGTCTGGAACAGCGATGGATTGTTCCAGCCATCGAAAACATAGAGCATGGTGAAAAAGGTCGCATAGTCGAAGATCGAGCTTATTGGCCCGATGAAGACCATGAACTTGAATATATTGCCAATGTCCCATTTGCGCGGGATCTCAAGATAATCTTCGTCGACATTGTCTGTCGGGATCGCGGTCTGCGAAAAATCATAGAGCAGGTTGTTGGTGAGCACCTGGATCGGCAGCATCGGCAGGAAGGGCAGAAAGATGCTGGGGCCAAGCACGCTGAACATGTTGCCGAAATTAGAGCTTGCGCCCATCTTGATATATTTGGTGATATTGCCGAAGACCTTTCGTCCTTCGATGACCCCTTCCTGAAGCACCATCAGGCTCTTTTCGAGCAGGATGATGTCAGCGGATTCCTTGGCGATGTCCACCGCCGTGTCGACTGACACGCCGACGTCGGCGGCCTTGAGCGCCGGGCTGTCGTTGATGCCGTCGCCGAGAAAGCCGACGACATGGCCCTTGGCGTGAAGCGCCCCGATCACGCGCGCTTTCTGGGCCGGGGAAAGCTTGGCGAAGACGGTCGTCGATTCCACAAGCTCGGCCAGGGCCCCGTCGCTCATCTGTTCGATTTCGGGACCCAGCGCGACGCATTTTACCTCGAGGCCGACCTCGCGGCAGATCTTGCGGGTGACGATCTCATTGTCGCCGGTCAGAATCTTGACTGCGACGCCGGATCGATTGAGCGCCGCGATGGCGGCGCCGGCGCTATCCTTCGGTGGATCAAGAAAGGCGATATATCCGAGCAGCGTCAGCTCGCTTTCGTCCTCGACTGAATAGCTTGGCTTGAGATCAGCAATTTCCTTGTAAGCGATGGCGACGACGCGAAAACCGTCCTCGTTGAGCGCCAGAGTCTCGGCTTTCGCGGTCGCAAGATGAGATGCGTCCAGAGCTCCGCGTTCGCCGTCGAGTTCATAATGCTTGCAAACGGCGAAAACTTCCTCGACGGCGCCCTTGCAGATGAGGACATGCGTCTCGTCTTCGCGCGACAGAATGACGGAAAGCCGCCTGCGGACGAAGTCGAAGGGAATTTCGTCGATATTCTTGTATTGATGCTGCAGATGAAGGTTCTTGCCGAGCTCGATATGTTGCAGGACCGCGACGTCGAGCAGATTTTTGAGACCGGACTGATAGTGGCTGTTCAGATAGGCATACTCCAGGACCCGCTCGCTATCTTCGCCGCAAATGTCGAGATGCAGCTTGAGGATGATGCGGTCCTGCGTCAACGTGCCGGTCTTGTCGGTGCATAAGACATCCATGGCGCCGAAATTCTGGATCGCGTTGAGGCGCTTCACGATCACGCGTTTCTTCGACATCGCCATCGCGCCTTTGGCGAGATTGACGGTGACGATCATCGGCAGCATTTCCGGCGTCAGGCCGACCGCGACGGCCACCGCGAATAAAAGCGCCTCGAGCCAATTGCCCTTCGTGAAGCCATTGATCAGGAACACGGTGGGAACCATCACCAGCATGAACCGGATCATCAGCCAGGTGAAGCGGTTGACCCCTTTGTCGAAGCCGGTCAGTTCGCGCCGCCCAGCGATCTGTTCGGCGAGCTGGCCGAAATAGGTCCTGGCCCCCGTGTGTACGATCACGCCGGTTCCAAATCCGCTGACCACGCTGCCTCCCATGAAACAGAGATTGGGCAGGTCGAAGGGATCGGCGACGCTCGCGTCCGCAATCGCCGGCGATTTCTCGGACGGCATGGCCTCGCCGGTCAACGCCGCCTGATTGATGAAAAGATCCTTCGCGCTGAGGATTCTGAGATCGGCCGGAATCATGTCGCCGGCCGAAAGGCGCACGATATCGCCGGGAACAAGTTGGTCCATCGGGATGTCGATGAATCCGTCGGGTTGGCCTTCGCTGGCCTCAAGGCCGGCGCCGCGTCGCTTGACCCTCGCCGTCGTCTTCACCATGGCGCGGAGCTTGGCGGCGGCGTCGTTGGAGCGATGCTCCTGGATGAACGCCGTCGTGATGGCGAGGACCACCATGATCGCGATGACGACGGATGCGCGGATATCCCCGAGGAAATAAGACATGGTCGCGAGGCTGAGCAAAAGCCCGTTCAGG
Protein-coding sequences here:
- a CDS encoding sarcosine oxidase subunit beta family protein, which codes for MTFSGFELLKNALNGGAGWTPHWRKAQPKAAYDVIVIGGGGHGLATAHYLAREFGIRDVAVIEKGWIGSGNAGRNTTIIRSNYLLAGNIPFYELGMKLWEGLEQDLNYNAMVSQRGVLNLCHSDAQRDAFARRGNAMRLNGVDAELLDREGVRKMAPYLDFDNARFPVQGGLLQRRGGTARHDAVVWGYARAADRRGVDIVENCEVTGLRQENGKIIGVETTRGFIGARRVGVSVAGNSSRVASLAGLRLPIESYALQAFVSESLKPVIDCVVTFGAGHFYISQSDKGSLVFGGDLEPYPSYAQRGSLAIFADVAENAMALMPMLGRLRILRSWGGLMDMSMDGSPIIDRTPVDGLFFNGGWCYGGFKATPAAGFCFAHLIAKGEPHPAAAAYRLDRFESGRVIDEKGAGPSPNLH
- a CDS encoding FMN-binding glutamate synthase family protein produces the protein MNDQIRIPRTLPRYSATFDPQTMSEIRRAAATGIYDIRGGGAKRKVPHFDDLLFLGASMSRYPLEGYRERCDTSVVLGARFAKKPIELKIPITIAGMSFGSLSAQAKEALGRGASVVGTSTTTGDGGMTQEERGHSSILVYQYLPSRYGMNPDDLRRADAIEVVIGQGAKPGGGGMLLGQKISKRVAEMRTLPEGIDQRSSCRHPDWTGPDDLEIKIEELREITDWEKPIYVKVGASRPYYDTALAVKAGADVIVLDGMQGGTAATQEVFIEHVGIPILAAIRPAVQALRDLGMHRKVQLIVSGGIRNGADVAKALALGADVASIGTAALVALGDNDPHLEAEYQALGTTAGAYDDWHEGRDPAGITTQDPELAKRLDPIAAGRRLANYLSVLTLETQTIARACGKSHVHNLEPEDLVALTVEAAAMAGVPLAGTSWIPGAGER
- a CDS encoding sarcosine oxidase subunit delta, whose translation is MLIQCPYCGPRDLAEFAVNGEAVARPGADGGLDSAASRAAFATAVYLRDNPAGLHREHWFHAAGCQSWLLIERDTRTHDILKVEATRAPEQAS
- the glnT gene encoding type III glutamate--ammonia ligase, coding for MSTLLSEVAAERGIKNFLVSYTDLFGHMRAKLVPARAIDKMARDGAGFAGFATWLDMTPAMPDMFAVPDPDSLIQLPWKREVGWLAADLYMEGKPVDQGPRNVLKRLIAELKELGYEMRAGVECEFFLLAPDGSCIADGADKQAKSCYDQQALMRRYEVITEISEAMDELGWKPYQSDHEDANGQFEMNWEYDEALKTADRHSFFKYMVKSLAEKHGMRATFMPKPFLNLTGSGCHSHVSLWRGEDNAFEDKDGELGVSELGYRFLGGLMEHADALCALTNPTVNSYKRLSAPRTTSGATWAPNSITYTGNNRTHMIRIPEGGRFEFRLADGATNPYLLQASVLVAGLDGMKSNRHPGERSDFDMYAEPHKVNGAKKLPQNLLDALRLFESSKIVKEGLGESFVSSYAKLKHQEWQDYTRHLSDWERDHTLDC